Proteins encoded together in one Diceros bicornis minor isolate mBicDic1 unplaced genomic scaffold, mDicBic1.mat.cur scaffold_93_ctg1, whole genome shotgun sequence window:
- the LOC131403881 gene encoding ral guanine nucleotide dissociation stimulator-like isoform X2: MLIQAVWIFWVFKQKGFTLKPLHSVSFIFSLLRKNCEIVKTIFQTCHRESRKLLKEEVSSVRATHEIDLQGAQERQQQQGVVPFLGMFLYHLKLLDIGMADDLEGSRVNFQKWCEKFKVIRRIQLLQQAANAYDLEPDERFGAWFQAMEPISVHESYWVSCRLEPAHQKASKMRLFRRKRNRTSSSLGPTTVPLARSHNPLETTSSAPPEQQGHWDPRGAPGQLFPPHPK; this comes from the exons atgctcatccaggctgtctggatcttctgggttttcaaacaaaagggatttaccctaaaaccactccacagtgtttctttcattttttccctcctcaggaagaactgtgaaATAGTTAAAACGatcttccaaacatgccaccgggagagcaggaagcttctcaaggag gaggtgtcatctgtgagggccacccatgAGATAGACctgcagggagcccaggagaggcagcagcagcag ggtgtcgtccccttcttgggcatgttcctctatcacctgaagctgctggacattgggatggcggatgatctggaa ggaagtcgggtcaacttccagaaatggtgtgag aaattcaaagtcatccggaggatccagctgctccagcaggctgcaaatgcatatgacctggagcccgatgagcgatttggggcctggttccaggccatggagcccatcagtgtccatgagag ctactgggtctcctgccggctggagcccgcacaccagaaggcgagcaaaatgcggctcttcaggagaaagaggaaccggacatcctccagtttagggccga ccaccgtgcccttggcaaggagccataaccctctggagaccacaagttcagctcctcctgagcagcagggccactgggaccctcggggtgcaccgggtcagctcttccccccccaccccaagtaa
- the LOC131403881 gene encoding ral guanine nucleotide dissociation stimulator-like isoform X5: protein MLIQAVWIFWVFKQKGFTLKPLHSVSFIFSLLRKNCEIVKTIFQTCHRESRKLLKEEVSSVRATHEIDLQGAQERQQQQGVVPFLGMFLYHLKLLDIGMADDLEGSRVNFQKWCEKFKVIRRIQLLQQAANAYDLEPDERFGAWFQAMEPISVHESHRALGKEP, encoded by the exons atgctcatccaggctgtctggatcttctgggttttcaaacaaaagggatttaccctaaaaccactccacagtgtttctttcattttttccctcctcaggaagaactgtgaaATAGTTAAAACGatcttccaaacatgccaccgggagagcaggaagcttctcaaggag gaggtgtcatctgtgagggccacccatgAGATAGACctgcagggagcccaggagaggcagcagcagcag ggtgtcgtccccttcttgggcatgttcctctatcacctgaagctgctggacattgggatggcggatgatctggaa ggaagtcgggtcaacttccagaaatggtgtgag aaattcaaagtcatccggaggatccagctgctccagcaggctgcaaatgcatatgacctggagcccgatgagcgatttggggcctggttccaggccatggagcccatcagtgtccatgagag ccaccgtgcccttggcaaggagccataa
- the LOC131403881 gene encoding ral guanine nucleotide dissociation stimulator-like isoform X3 gives MLIQAVWIFWVFKQKGFTLKPLHSVSFIFSLLRKNCEIVKTIFQTCHRESRKLLKEEVSSVRATHEIDLQGAQERQQQQGVVPFLGMFLYHLKLLDIGMADDLEKFKVIRRIQLLQQAANAYDLEPDERFGAWFQAMEPISVHESYWVSCRLEPAHQKASKMRLFRRKRNRTSSSLGPSECQEQQRLNPGAQYSFGLSMGLDPSSSADQAWDRPLPSSLWDSVASS, from the exons atgctcatccaggctgtctggatcttctgggttttcaaacaaaagggatttaccctaaaaccactccacagtgtttctttcattttttccctcctcaggaagaactgtgaaATAGTTAAAACGatcttccaaacatgccaccgggagagcaggaagcttctcaaggag gaggtgtcatctgtgagggccacccatgAGATAGACctgcagggagcccaggagaggcagcagcagcag ggtgtcgtccccttcttgggcatgttcctctatcacctgaagctgctggacattgggatggcggatgatctggaa aaattcaaagtcatccggaggatccagctgctccagcaggctgcaaatgcatatgacctggagcccgatgagcgatttggggcctggttccaggccatggagcccatcagtgtccatgagag ctactgggtctcctgccggctggagcccgcacaccagaaggcgagcaaaatgcggctcttcaggagaaagaggaaccggacatcctccagtttagggccgagtgagtgtcaggagcagcagcgactaaatccaggggctcagtacagcttcgggctaagcatgggcctggatcccagctccagtgctgaccaggcctgggacaggccgctcccctcttctctctgggactcggttgcctcctcttaa
- the LOC131403881 gene encoding ral guanine nucleotide dissociation stimulator-like isoform X1, giving the protein MLIQAVWIFWVFKQKGFTLKPLHSVSFIFSLLRKNCEIVKTIFQTCHRESRKLLKEEVSSVRATHEIDLQGAQERQQQQGVVPFLGMFLYHLKLLDIGMADDLEGSRVNFQKWCEKFKVIRRIQLLQQAANAYDLEPDERFGAWFQAMEPISVHESYWVSCRLEPAHQKASKMRLFRRKRNRTSSSLGPSECQEQQRLNPGAQYSFGLSMGLDPSSSADQAWDRPLPSSLWDSVASS; this is encoded by the exons atgctcatccaggctgtctggatcttctgggttttcaaacaaaagggatttaccctaaaaccactccacagtgtttctttcattttttccctcctcaggaagaactgtgaaATAGTTAAAACGatcttccaaacatgccaccgggagagcaggaagcttctcaaggag gaggtgtcatctgtgagggccacccatgAGATAGACctgcagggagcccaggagaggcagcagcagcag ggtgtcgtccccttcttgggcatgttcctctatcacctgaagctgctggacattgggatggcggatgatctggaa ggaagtcgggtcaacttccagaaatggtgtgag aaattcaaagtcatccggaggatccagctgctccagcaggctgcaaatgcatatgacctggagcccgatgagcgatttggggcctggttccaggccatggagcccatcagtgtccatgagag ctactgggtctcctgccggctggagcccgcacaccagaaggcgagcaaaatgcggctcttcaggagaaagaggaaccggacatcctccagtttagggccgagtgagtgtcaggagcagcagcgactaaatccaggggctcagtacagcttcgggctaagcatgggcctggatcccagctccagtgctgaccaggcctgggacaggccgctcccctcttctctctgggactcggttgcctcctcttaa
- the LOC131403881 gene encoding ral guanine nucleotide dissociation stimulator-like isoform X4: MLIQAVWIFWVFKQKGFTLKPLHSVSFIFSLLRKNCEIVKTIFQTCHRESRKLLKEEVSSVRATHEIDLQGAQERQQQQGSRVNFQKWCEKFKVIRRIQLLQQAANAYDLEPDERFGAWFQAMEPISVHESYWVSCRLEPAHQKASKMRLFRRKRNRTSSSLGPSECQEQQRLNPGAQYSFGLSMGLDPSSSADQAWDRPLPSSLWDSVASS; encoded by the exons atgctcatccaggctgtctggatcttctgggttttcaaacaaaagggatttaccctaaaaccactccacagtgtttctttcattttttccctcctcaggaagaactgtgaaATAGTTAAAACGatcttccaaacatgccaccgggagagcaggaagcttctcaaggag gaggtgtcatctgtgagggccacccatgAGATAGACctgcagggagcccaggagaggcagcagcagcag ggaagtcgggtcaacttccagaaatggtgtgag aaattcaaagtcatccggaggatccagctgctccagcaggctgcaaatgcatatgacctggagcccgatgagcgatttggggcctggttccaggccatggagcccatcagtgtccatgagag ctactgggtctcctgccggctggagcccgcacaccagaaggcgagcaaaatgcggctcttcaggagaaagaggaaccggacatcctccagtttagggccgagtgagtgtcaggagcagcagcgactaaatccaggggctcagtacagcttcgggctaagcatgggcctggatcccagctccagtgctgaccaggcctgggacaggccgctcccctcttctctctgggactcggttgcctcctcttaa